In a single window of the Papaver somniferum cultivar HN1 chromosome 8, ASM357369v1, whole genome shotgun sequence genome:
- the LOC113301882 gene encoding probable receptor-like protein kinase At1g33260 has product MACLAFLNFKRRSKRVEDFQDHQPGTPSSICSTSSFGSSSSQSKKMMNHKINNNKMFFNNPAAGSLIASSVPRRFTWEEIEGLTMNFSSRVVGEGGFSTIYLSHFSDSILGALKIHGGNSERLNRMFKQELEVLLHIRHHNIVSLLGYCDEKEEGALVFEYIPNGTLYDKLHHGNEKEVLSWKSRMSIAFQLAQAIEYLHEECKPQIVHGDIKSSNILLDDQLNPKLCDFGFSKMGFSSTVIKSSMNPIMGSPGYMDPLYLRTGIASKKNDVYSFGVIILELITGIEAFCSEKEQLLTSVAGPIIRDANKVAEMMDPRVAGDLVQEEAKIMATISAQCLRQQSSLRPSMSEILHTMRDKISF; this is encoded by the exons ATGGCCTGCCTTGCATTCCTGAATTTCAAAAGAAGATCAAAGAGAGTTGAAGATTTCCAGGATCATCAACCTGGTACCCCTAGTAGTATTTGCAGTACTAGTAGTTTTGGTAGCAGTAGTTCTCaatcaaagaagatgatgaacCACAAAATTAACAACAACAAGATGTTTTTCAATAATCCAGCAGCTGGTTCATTAATAGCATCATCTGTACCCAGGAGATTTACGTGGGAAGAGATTGAGGGTCTCACTATGAATTTCTCTTCTCGTGTAGTCGGTGAAGGAGGTTTCAGCACAATTTACCTGTCTCATTTCTCTGATTCCATTCTTGGTGCTCTTAAGATTCATGGTGGTAACAGTGAGCGTCTCAATCGTATGTTCAAACAAGAACTCGAAGTTCTCCTTCACATCCGACACCACAATATCGTTAGCCTCCTTGGCTATTGCGATGAAAAAG aagaaggTGCTTTGGTATTCGAATACATTCCGAATGGAACTTTATACGATAAACTCCACCACGGAAATGAAAAGGAGGTACTATCATGGAAGAGTAGGATGTCCATCGCATTTCAATTAGCCCAAGCAATTGAATATCTACACGAAGAATGCAAACCACAAATAGTACACGGCGACATTAAATCTTCAAACATTCTACTCGACGATCAACTCAATCCTAAACTATGCGATTTCGGATTCTCTAAAATGGGATTTTCTTCGACTGTCATTAAGTCATCAATGAATCCAATAATGGGTTCTCCTGGTTATATGGACCCACTCTACTTAAGAACAGGAATTGCTTCCAAGAAGAATGACGTTTACAGTTTTGGGGTAATAATTCTGGAACTAATTACAGGAATCGAGGCATTCTGTTCAGAGAAAGAACAGTTGCTGACTTCAGTTGCAGGTCCAATAATTAGAGACGCAAATAAGGTGGCAGAAATGATGGATCCAAGAGTGGCAGGAGATTTGGTGCAAGAAGAAGCTAAGATCATGGCAACCATATCGGCGCAATGTTTAAGACAACAGAGTAGTTTGAGGCCTTCTATGTCTGAGATTTTGCATACCATGAGAGACAAAATCTCCTTCTAG